The Nitrosomonas communis genome has a segment encoding these proteins:
- a CDS encoding major capsid protein: MFKLFNIRWIIALMVALVFSTTVLADYVPADMSLGIAAIGAIRPFPIDPKLTAIAIAYRNPDIALIADEVLPRTPVAQEFKYLKYDLAQGFTVPDTRVGRKSTPNEVDFNATEITDKVIDYGLDDLVPNEDIEADNQGVNPLGTATMYLTNLVNLARELRAASLVFNTNSYAAGNQTTLSGTSQWSDAANSDPVAVISDALDIPVIRPNIGILGQATWTKLRRHPKIVQAIKNTDQGAGMVSRQEFADFFELQALYVGAGFANSAKKGQTASLARVWGKHASFIYRDRAAGPQAGVTFGFTGEWGNKIAGNIDEPKVGLTGSQRVRVGERVKELICATDLGYFFQNAVN; this comes from the coding sequence TTTAATGGTGGCATTAGTTTTCAGCACAACGGTGCTGGCTGACTATGTTCCGGCCGACATGAGTTTGGGTATTGCCGCCATAGGCGCAATCCGGCCATTCCCGATCGACCCCAAGCTCACCGCCATTGCAATAGCTTACCGTAATCCCGATATTGCTCTGATTGCCGATGAGGTTCTGCCGCGCACGCCGGTGGCGCAAGAGTTCAAATATCTCAAATACGATCTGGCGCAAGGTTTCACTGTGCCGGATACCCGCGTGGGCCGCAAGAGCACGCCCAATGAGGTGGATTTCAACGCAACCGAGATCACCGACAAGGTCATCGATTACGGTCTGGATGATCTGGTACCAAATGAAGACATCGAGGCCGACAATCAGGGTGTCAATCCACTGGGCACAGCCACCATGTACCTGACCAATCTGGTCAACCTGGCGCGCGAGCTGCGTGCCGCTTCGCTGGTATTCAATACCAACAGCTACGCAGCAGGCAACCAGACGACACTCTCCGGCACCAGTCAATGGTCTGATGCCGCGAACTCAGATCCAGTGGCAGTGATCAGTGATGCGCTCGATATTCCGGTGATACGCCCGAACATCGGCATCCTGGGGCAAGCGACCTGGACCAAACTGCGCCGCCATCCCAAGATCGTGCAGGCCATCAAAAACACCGACCAGGGTGCTGGCATGGTATCGCGCCAGGAATTTGCCGATTTCTTCGAGCTGCAGGCGCTTTATGTCGGAGCCGGTTTTGCCAATAGCGCAAAGAAAGGCCAGACCGCCAGCCTGGCGCGGGTATGGGGCAAGCATGCCTCCTTTATTTACCGCGACCGGGCAGCAGGCCCGCAGGCTGGTGTTACTTTCGGCTTCACTGGCGAATGGGGCAACAAGATTGCCGGGAACATCGATGAACCCAAAGTGGGATTGACTGGCTCTCAACGCGTGCGTGTGGGCGAGCGGGTTAAAGAGCTAATTTGCGCGACAGACTTGGGGTATTTCTTCCAGAACGCGGTTAATTAA
- a CDS encoding gp436 family protein, which translates to MTYATATHLLDQFGAEEIAQRADRGTPRLVTAGMLQTAAENGDLNGYTQAEQDATFAALAVVNNRLLDADSVINGYLATRYTLPLSTVPRMVMLIACNLVRHALYDDQAPELIQERYRLAIRQLESLAKGQVNIGVDISGNKPTVNDAAQMSATQPVFKRDEGGFI; encoded by the coding sequence ATGACTTACGCTACCGCTACTCACCTGCTCGACCAGTTCGGCGCGGAAGAAATCGCGCAACGGGCTGACCGCGGCACGCCCCGCCTGGTGACTGCTGGTATGTTGCAGACTGCTGCCGAGAACGGTGATTTGAACGGATACACCCAAGCAGAACAGGATGCCACCTTCGCAGCGCTCGCGGTGGTCAACAACCGGCTGCTGGATGCGGATAGCGTGATCAATGGTTATCTAGCGACACGTTACACCTTGCCGCTTTCCACGGTACCAAGAATGGTGATGTTGATTGCCTGCAATCTGGTGCGCCATGCATTGTATGACGACCAGGCACCTGAACTCATCCAGGAACGATACAGGCTAGCGATCCGCCAACTGGAATCGCTGGCCAAAGGTCAAGTGAATATTGGCGTGGATATATCCGGCAACAAGCCGACGGTCAATGATGCCGCACAAATGTCTGCAACCCAGCCGGTCTTCAAGCGCGATGAGGGAGGGTTCATCTGA
- a CDS encoding phage virion morphogenesis protein, translating into MTTQSFEVDYEDARIRASLQRLMALGRDQSRVMKDIANKLEQSTRQRFISQTSPDGIRWKPSLRAKLTGKRTLILDRHLLDSVAHDSGRNFAQVSVNRVYAAIHQFGGVIKAKNGKGLRFRLANGDFVIHKSVTIPARPYMGISTQDENWILKRIERAINEAANAR; encoded by the coding sequence ATGACCACTCAATCTTTCGAGGTCGATTATGAGGATGCGCGCATCCGGGCAAGCTTGCAACGGCTAATGGCGCTGGGGCGTGATCAATCCAGGGTGATGAAGGATATCGCCAACAAGCTCGAACAAAGCACCCGGCAGCGCTTCATCAGCCAGACCAGCCCAGACGGAATACGCTGGAAACCCAGCTTGCGCGCGAAACTTACCGGCAAGCGCACCTTGATTCTGGATCGCCATCTGCTTGATTCGGTAGCACATGACTCAGGGCGCAATTTTGCGCAGGTAAGCGTGAACCGCGTTTATGCCGCCATCCACCAGTTCGGTGGCGTTATCAAAGCAAAAAACGGCAAAGGCTTACGCTTCAGGCTGGCCAATGGAGATTTTGTCATTCATAAATCGGTCACCATCCCGGCACGGCCTTACATGGGTATCAGTACACAGGATGAAAACTGGATTTTGAAGCGCATCGAACGCGCCATTAATGAGGCTGCCAATGCTCGCTGA
- a CDS encoding phage protein Gp37, producing the protein MLAELENDLITHIKASSLGAKLRDVAGLPDLTGESLIKRFATDAPAVYVAPAAFQIESRSAKVHFGIACVARNSRGQTASRKGEAIGPVGLYEMLESIAALFDEAQINKSIWKATAVDFMNDELLYKAGLTAGVVQVETRVKQFTL; encoded by the coding sequence ATGCTCGCTGAACTCGAAAACGATCTGATCACGCACATCAAAGCATCCTCTTTAGGAGCAAAACTGCGTGATGTGGCAGGATTGCCAGATTTAACTGGCGAGAGCCTGATCAAACGCTTTGCCACGGATGCACCCGCAGTCTATGTCGCCCCGGCTGCGTTCCAGATCGAAAGCCGCAGCGCCAAAGTGCATTTTGGCATTGCATGCGTGGCACGCAACAGCCGTGGCCAGACAGCTAGCCGTAAGGGCGAAGCCATTGGCCCGGTCGGGCTGTATGAAATGCTGGAATCCATTGCCGCGCTGTTTGATGAAGCGCAGATCAACAAAAGCATCTGGAAAGCGACCGCTGTCGATTTCATGAATGACGAGCTGCTCTACAAGGCAGGCTTGACCGCAGGTGTGGTGCAGGTCGAGACCCGCGTCAAGCAGTTTACTCTTTAA
- a CDS encoding DUF7210 family protein, which translates to MAKQNNPVTVDSTAPEIPQNKQITIELLKPHTHAGRDYPAGARLTLDIDSARWLISIGTAEEFL; encoded by the coding sequence ATGGCAAAACAGAACAACCCGGTAACCGTTGATTCTACGGCACCGGAAATACCGCAAAACAAACAGATCACCATCGAATTGCTCAAGCCGCATACCCATGCCGGGCGTGATTATCCAGCAGGCGCACGGCTGACCCTGGATATTGACAGCGCACGCTGGCTGATCAGCATCGGCACAGCTGAAGAATTTCTCTAA
- a CDS encoding phage tail tube protein, with translation MYFSGQGKVFIASRAADGFPAAMRFVGNVPDLKINLETEKLEHKESSSGQRLTDLSLITAKKTSVEFSLEELSTDNLALALYGTKSTIAGSTVTAEALANPLAAGDYARLKNGKVSSVVVKDSTGTPATLVAGTDYEISSADHGTLKILNIGTYVQPFKADYSYSAQVNVGLFQAAAPDRWLRFEGLNTADSLKPVLIELYKVTLDPLNELVLISDDVTKLALSGAALFDDTKVGDAILGQFGRVVDLS, from the coding sequence ATGTATTTCTCAGGACAAGGAAAAGTATTCATCGCCAGCCGCGCAGCGGATGGATTTCCGGCAGCGATGCGTTTTGTCGGCAACGTGCCGGATCTCAAGATCAATCTGGAAACAGAAAAGCTTGAACACAAGGAATCCTCCAGCGGCCAGCGCTTAACCGACCTCTCACTGATCACCGCCAAGAAAACCAGCGTGGAATTTTCCCTGGAGGAATTGTCCACTGACAACCTCGCATTGGCGCTCTATGGCACCAAATCCACTATTGCTGGCAGCACGGTCACGGCTGAAGCATTGGCCAATCCCTTAGCAGCGGGCGATTATGCCCGGCTGAAAAATGGCAAGGTGTCATCGGTAGTAGTCAAGGATAGTACAGGCACTCCTGCCACACTGGTGGCCGGTACTGATTATGAAATATCCAGCGCCGATCATGGCACGCTCAAGATTCTCAATATCGGCACTTATGTACAGCCATTCAAGGCAGATTACAGCTATAGCGCGCAAGTCAATGTCGGCCTGTTCCAGGCAGCCGCACCCGACCGCTGGTTGCGTTTCGAGGGGTTGAATACCGCCGATTCGCTCAAGCCAGTATTGATTGAACTCTACAAAGTAACACTCGATCCGCTGAATGAGCTTGTACTGATTAGCGATGATGTGACCAAGCTCGCCCTATCCGGCGCTGCCCTGTTCGACGACACCAAGGTGGGCGATGCCATCCTGGGTCAGTTTGGGCGTGT